In Betaproteobacteria bacterium, the DNA window GCGCTCACCGCAGAGCAACTGCGTTAGAAGTCAAGCATTGTGAGGGGCCTTCCAAGGTTGATTGAACTTGAGCATGGCGTTGAGGATGACGAGCATTTTGCGCATGCAGGCAGTGATGGCCACATAGTGATGTTTACCGGCTTGGAC includes these proteins:
- a CDS encoding IS110 family transposase — its product is VQAGKHHYVAITACMRKMLVILNAMLKFNQPWKAPHNA